Proteins encoded by one window of Rutidosis leptorrhynchoides isolate AG116_Rl617_1_P2 chromosome 7, CSIRO_AGI_Rlap_v1, whole genome shotgun sequence:
- the LOC139857666 gene encoding 1-aminocyclopropane-1-carboxylate synthase-like — protein MDVAMVNDNNLSKIATNNGHGENSPYFDGWKAYDTNPFHLQHNPNGVIQMGLAENQLCFDLIQEWIEANPSASICTPQGAFDFKEKAIFQDYHGLPEFRTAIANFMSQVRGNRVTFDPTRIVMSGGATGAHETVAFCLANPGEALLVPTPYYPGFDRDLRWRTGVKLLPVVCESSNNFNITQEALETAYEKAKLDNIKVKGLLITNPSNPLGTHFDKETLKDLVTFINDKNIHLICDEIYAGTVTAGDEFVSIAEIIEEEPECNRDLIHIVYSLSKDMGFPGFRVGIVYSYNDHVVSIARKMSSFGLVSTQTQHMLASMLSDNMFVVNFISESRIRLAHRHDMFTRGLAQVGIGSLESNAGLFFWMDLRRFLKEPTFESEMTFWRIIINEIKLNVSPGQSFHCSEPGWFRVCFANMDDETTMIALRRIKTFVLKNKMLEVKIKTQKQCWQNNQHLKLSSRRLDEILTPHRMSPHSPLAWMSPHSPLASPLVRAQN, from the exons ATGGATGTTGCCATGGTTAACGACAACAACTTGTCGAAAATCGCAACCAACAATGGACATGGGGAAAACTCGCCTTATTTCGATGGTTGGAAGGCTTACGACACCAACCCTTTCCACCTTCAACACAATCCCAACGGCGTTATCCAAATGGGCCTTGCCGAAAATCAG CTTTGTTTTGATTTGATCCAAGAATGGATTGAGGCAAACCCAAGTGCATCAATATGTACACCACAAGGTGCTTTTGACTTCAAAGAGAAGGCTATCTTTCAAGACTACCATGGCTTGCCCGAATTTCGAACCGCCATTGCTAACTTCATGAGCCAAGTCCGAGGAAATCGTGTTACGTTCGACCCCACCCGAATTGTAATGAGTGGTGGCGCCACCGGTGCTCATGAAACCGTGGCGTTTTGCTTAGCCAATCCCGGCGAAGCATTATTAGTTCCGACCCCTTATTATCCGGG GTTTGATCGCGATTTGAGGTGGCGAACTGGGGTTAAGTTGTTACCCGTTGTTTGTGAAAGCTCGAATAACTTTAATATCACCCAAGAAGCTCTTGAAACTGCCTACGAAAAAGCGAAACTAGACAACATCAAAGTTAAAGGATTGCTTATAACTAACCCATCAAACCCATTAGGCACTCATTTCGATAAGGAAACTTTAAAAGATCTCGTGACCTTTATCAATGACAAAAACATACACCTCATATGTGACGAGATTTACGCAGGCACAGTAACGGCCGGTGACGAATTCGTTAGCATTGCAGAAATCATAGAGGAAGAGCCCGAATGCAACCGCGACTTAATTCATATTGTTTATAGTCTTTCAAAAGATATGGGGTTCCCAGGCTTTAGAGTGGGGATCGTGTACTCTTACAACGACCATGTTGTGAGTATCGCTCGAAAAATGTCGAGCTTTGGGCTTGTTTCAACTCAAACTCAACACATGCTAGCGTCTATGCTCTCGGATAATATGTTTGTTGTGAACTTTATATCCGAGAGTAGAATTAGGCTGGCCCACAGACATGATATGTTTACCCGTGGGTTAGCTCAAGTTGGAATAGGAAGTTTGGAAAGTAATGCGGGCTTGTTTTTCTGGATGGATTTGCGTCGATTTTTAAAAGAGCCAACGTTCGAATCAGAAATGACATTTTGGCGAATTATAATTAACGAGATTAAACTCAACGTTTCACCTGGACAATCTTTTCATTGCTCGGAGCCAGGTTGGTTTCGTGTTTGTTTTGCAAATATGGACGATGAGACCACAATGATTGCATTAAGGAGGATTAAAACATTCGTTCTAAAGAACAAAATGCTCGAAGTCAAGATCAAGACACAGAAACAATGTTGGCAAAACAACCAACACCTCAAGTTATCGTCAAGAAGGCTCGACGAGATATTGACTCCTCACCGTATGTCGCCACACTCTCCTCTCGCTTGGATGTCGCCGCATTCACCTCTGGCCTCGCCACTCGTTCGGGCACAAAATTAG